GCCGGAATGGTAGTCATCCTATCCATTGCTGTATTGGTAACCGGTCAGTGGTGGTTGATGTTTCTCCTTGCGTATGGGTTTCTGGCCAGAGTCGCCACCGGCCCTACGCTGAGCCCAATGGGCCTGCTGGCGACCAGGGTGATCGCGCCGAGGATTGCTAAGGAGAAACTCGTGCCCGGGCCGCCCAAGCGCTTTGCGCAAACGGTGGGACTTATCTTCTCGGTGACTGCGCTGGTGCTGCACTTCGCCGCAGGATTGTCGGTGGCAGCGGGCGTCGTTTTGGCCGTGCTGACCGTGTTTGCCGCGCTTGAGTCGTTGCTGGGCTTCTGCGCCGGATGCTTTGTCTTCAACTACATGATTCGCTGGGGGTTGGTGCCGAAGTCGGTCTGCGAGGAATGCCTCAACTTTGACTCGACGCGGACATAGGCGGCTATTCGACCACCGGCTCACGCACTCCGCATCACACGAGCATTGGCGGGGCCAATCGCGGTTCGAGAGCCTGAATAGATCCGCGCTGCCCGAAATGCAGAACGCCCGTGACGAGCTGGAGCGCTGGTACGCGCGTTTTCCCGGTAGCGACGGCGATCTGCGCTCTCGATTCCGCGGGGCTGACCAGAAGAACGACGGAGCGTTGTCCCGCTGGGCTGCCTGCCGACAAATCGGAATCTCACGGTCACGACCAGCGTGCGGTGCAGACTCTTGGGCACCCGCTTGAGCTCGACAGCCTGCAAGGCAGTGGGGTAGGGCATGCGGGATTCCTAACCCTTCGACGCTGTCCGAACCTGTTATCCGGCATCGCGTTCGGCCTCCTTGTGCATGGGTTGTGCATAGTTCCCCGACAAAAGGTCGTCCATGCGCTCTGCGGCGTCTCGCAGCGTGGCATCGCGCGGGTGCACGTAGCGGTCGGCCGTCATGGTGATCGACGTGTGTCCCAGGCGTCGGCTCACCGTCACGAGATCCACGCCCTGCTCCAGCGACAGCGTCGCGTTCGTGTCGCGCAGGTCGTGTAGGCGGTAGCCCTCAAGGCCCGCTCGCTGCAGCGCGTCCCGCAGCCAGCGCCAGAGCGTTGACGGGTAGATCGGATTGCCGTGCGTGCGCGCGCGCCCATCCAGGCGCGTGAATACGAAGCCTTGGTCGATGTACGCGCTCCCGAGATCCTTGCGCAGCGCGTCCTGGTTGCGCTTGTGCTCGGCGAGCATGGCGGTCGTCGCCGCGCCGAGGTGGACCCGACGTCGGGTGTGGGTCTTGGTGTCGCCGAGGTCGTGGCCGTCGGGCCGGCGCTTCAGCTGCTCGCGCACGTCGATGGTGTGCGCCTCGAGGTCCACCGAGCGCCAGCGCAGCCCGAGTGCCTCGCCGCGGCGCAGCCCCGAGTTCAAGATCAGCGCCAG
Above is a window of Chloroflexota bacterium DNA encoding:
- a CDS encoding DUF4395 domain-containing protein, translated to MPPRLRRIFSFPHPVNEVAARLVAGMVVILSIAVLVTGQWWLMFLLAYGFLARVATGPTLSPMGLLATRVIAPRIAKEKLVPGPPKRFAQTVGLIFSVTALVLHFAAGLSVAAGVVLAVLTVFAALESLLGFCAGCFVFNYMIRWGLVPKSVCEECLNFDSTRT
- a CDS encoding site-specific integrase, which encodes MTRVGRLRGSAVKRSGGRYQIRVHVGGGRYKSRTVPGATKRELERNWRQFLNELEVGLGLEHGRLTVAAFAAQWLAQIQRTREHATYIRYAGITHRHILPVIGHRRLDRLGHHDAQRCVDELADAGKIATAATCRTLLHSICKLAVRRGLLSVNPAMELAVPRAKPREYKVLSPEQAQSLLDVCRVGPEHLRQLYPILALILNSGLRRGEALGLRWRSVDLEAHTIDVREQLKRRPDGHDLGDTKTHTRRRVHLGAATTAMLAEHKRNQDALRKDLGSAYIDQGFVFTRLDGRARTHGNPIYPSTLWRWLRDALQRAGLEGYRLHDLRDTNATLSLEQGVDLVTVSRRLGHTSITMTADRYVHPRDATLRDAAERMDDLLSGNYAQPMHKEAERDAG